The Klebsiella sp. RHBSTW-00484 genome includes a window with the following:
- a CDS encoding Ldh family oxidoreductase, with protein sequence MSTVYVKEENLKSLVHTKLFSAGLDEQTAQQVTNVLVHADLTGVHSHGVMRVEHYCTRLKAGGLNKKAQFSIEQVSPSVAILDSDDGMGHSALISAADHAIQLARGHGLGFVGVKNTSHCGALSYFAERVARQGMIALVMTQTDTCVAPHGGAERFIGTNPIAFGFPVENSYPMIVDMATSATAFGKILHAKETGKPIAEGLAIDKDGNVTTDPHKIENLLPFGGHKGSGIALAIDALTGILMGASFGNHIVRMYGDYEKMRKLASLIIVIDPEKLGNNEFAKNMAQMVTELRAVKPVPGVEKVLAPNDPQMMYKEKCQQNGIPVAPGIYQYLSEN encoded by the coding sequence ATGTCTACAGTATATGTAAAAGAAGAGAATTTAAAATCTCTGGTACACACAAAACTATTTTCTGCTGGACTGGATGAACAAACCGCACAGCAGGTAACGAACGTATTAGTGCATGCTGATTTAACCGGCGTACACTCTCATGGCGTCATGCGCGTTGAACATTACTGCACCCGGTTAAAAGCAGGTGGTTTAAATAAAAAAGCGCAGTTTAGTATTGAGCAAGTTTCACCCTCGGTCGCTATTCTGGATTCCGATGATGGCATGGGGCATTCCGCTCTTATCAGCGCGGCCGATCATGCTATTCAGCTTGCCCGGGGCCATGGTCTGGGTTTTGTCGGCGTCAAAAATACCTCGCATTGTGGTGCATTATCCTACTTTGCCGAGAGAGTCGCTCGCCAGGGAATGATTGCATTAGTCATGACCCAAACGGATACCTGCGTCGCACCTCATGGCGGCGCGGAACGCTTTATCGGCACAAACCCTATCGCATTCGGGTTTCCGGTCGAGAATAGTTATCCGATGATCGTCGATATGGCAACCAGCGCAACGGCTTTCGGCAAAATTTTGCATGCCAAAGAAACCGGCAAGCCGATTGCTGAAGGCCTGGCTATTGATAAAGACGGCAACGTCACAACCGACCCACACAAAATTGAAAATTTACTCCCCTTTGGCGGACATAAAGGTTCAGGAATTGCACTGGCGATAGATGCATTGACCGGGATATTAATGGGTGCAAGCTTTGGTAACCATATTGTACGGATGTACGGTGATTATGAAAAAATGCGCAAACTCGCCAGTTTGATCATCGTTATTGACCCGGAAAAATTAGGTAATAATGAGTTTGCTAAAAACATGGCGCAGATGGTTACTGAACTACGCGCGGTCAAACCGGTCCCTGGTGTTGAAAAAGTTTTAGCCCCTAACGATCCGCAGATGATGTATAAAGAAAAATGTCAGCAAAACGGGATCCCGGTTGCGCCCGGCATTTATCAATATTTGTCTGAAAATTAA
- a CDS encoding zinc-binding alcohol dehydrogenase family protein, whose translation MKTLICHNPGSIEYIERPVPVPENYEALLKVKAVGICGTDIHAFAGRQPFFSYPRVLGHEICGEAISTGKECSGIKSGQRYSVIPCVPCNQCAACREGKTNCCEHVSLYGVHQDGGFSEYLAVHEQNLVELPEQLSDSAGALVECFAIGAHAVRRAEIQSAQNILVIGAGPIGLATSAIAKAKGAKVVVADVDAKRRQLVSQNIGVKSLDPTTGDFISELRHLFNGELACTVLDATGNKASMSNDINLIRHGGKVVFIGLYIGELIMDDPTFHKKETTLISSRNATREDFECVIQLMSAGLINEDMMKNTEFDFFTIGNDYQKNVVENKEMVKGVIKF comes from the coding sequence ATGAAAACCTTAATTTGCCATAATCCTGGCAGCATCGAATATATTGAACGACCAGTACCAGTACCAGAAAACTACGAAGCGTTATTAAAGGTTAAAGCCGTCGGGATATGCGGCACCGATATTCATGCCTTCGCCGGACGCCAGCCTTTTTTCTCTTATCCCAGGGTGCTTGGGCATGAGATCTGCGGTGAAGCTATTTCGACAGGAAAAGAGTGCTCCGGCATAAAGAGTGGTCAGCGCTATTCCGTTATTCCCTGTGTCCCTTGCAACCAATGCGCAGCGTGTAGAGAAGGAAAAACTAACTGCTGCGAGCACGTATCGCTCTATGGTGTACACCAGGATGGTGGCTTCAGCGAATACCTGGCCGTTCATGAGCAAAACCTGGTTGAACTTCCCGAACAATTAAGTGATAGCGCGGGCGCACTGGTGGAGTGTTTTGCTATTGGGGCCCATGCCGTCCGCCGCGCGGAGATACAGTCCGCACAAAATATCCTGGTCATCGGCGCTGGCCCTATTGGTTTAGCCACCTCAGCGATTGCTAAAGCCAAGGGCGCGAAAGTCGTCGTTGCCGATGTTGATGCCAAGCGTCGACAACTGGTCAGCCAAAATATTGGCGTCAAATCATTGGACCCGACGACAGGGGATTTTATTAGTGAACTACGTCACCTGTTTAACGGCGAACTTGCCTGTACGGTACTTGACGCCACGGGCAACAAAGCCTCGATGAGCAACGATATTAATCTCATTCGCCACGGTGGCAAAGTCGTATTTATTGGATTATATATCGGCGAGCTTATTATGGATGACCCCACTTTCCATAAAAAAGAAACCACGCTAATCAGCAGCCGTAACGCCACGCGCGAAGATTTTGAATGCGTCATTCAATTAATGAGTGCCGGATTAATCAATGAAGACATGATGAAAAATACCGAGTTTGATTTTTTCACTATTGGCAATGACTACCAGAAAAACGTAGTCGAAAACAAAGAAATGGTTAAAGGCGTTATCAAATTTTAA
- a CDS encoding mannitol dehydrogenase family protein: MSGKENITTARYDAATSYPRTALQADIVHIGFGAFHRGHQAVYSDLTNQVSEKPWGIFEINLFGTKDLVNALNNQDGLFSVLETSSSANTSRLVRSVIGGLHTPDSGIEAALEKLLEPQVKIVSLTITEKGYCIDPQTRTLDFANPLIIKDLDNPQRPASAIALIVCALQRRKDLGLSPFSVLSCDNIPDNGHLTRNAVIGFATRLDSELGEWIEENVTFPGTMVDRIVPAMTEPQFMMLQEKIGYADPCGIVCEDFRQWVIEDNFVSGRPDWDKAGAMFVADVRPYEEMKLRMLNGSHSFLAYNGSLAGYEFIYQCMEDPQFRAATRFLMINEQAQTLDPQLNIPLENYADLLLERFSNRNVKHRTAQIAMDGSQKLPQRALTPWIILHQQNKNPRALSILVAGWLHYVIKNIGDKQNISDPLLPLFIEAISGQHPAWQQALSLLKIESIFGELNNDPDFVEEIKNAFTRIDSLGIEETIAHLLSGKI, translated from the coding sequence ATGTCAGGAAAGGAAAACATAACAACAGCTCGCTACGATGCCGCCACCAGTTACCCGCGCACCGCTCTGCAAGCCGATATCGTCCATATTGGTTTCGGCGCATTTCATCGGGGTCACCAGGCCGTTTATAGCGATCTCACCAACCAGGTTTCGGAGAAACCGTGGGGAATATTTGAAATAAATCTTTTTGGTACCAAGGACTTGGTCAATGCATTAAACAATCAGGATGGCCTGTTCAGCGTGCTGGAAACCTCCTCATCTGCGAATACTTCGCGCCTGGTCCGTTCCGTCATTGGTGGGCTCCATACCCCGGATAGCGGAATTGAAGCTGCATTAGAAAAACTCCTTGAGCCGCAGGTTAAAATCGTCTCGCTGACGATTACGGAAAAAGGCTACTGCATCGATCCGCAAACCCGGACATTAGATTTCGCCAATCCGTTGATCATCAAAGATCTTGATAATCCACAGCGACCGGCATCGGCGATTGCGCTGATCGTCTGTGCCCTACAGCGGCGTAAAGATCTCGGCTTATCCCCTTTCAGCGTGCTCTCTTGTGACAACATCCCTGATAACGGCCATCTCACCCGCAATGCGGTTATTGGCTTCGCCACGCGCCTTGATAGCGAGCTAGGGGAATGGATTGAAGAAAATGTGACGTTTCCAGGAACCATGGTCGATCGCATAGTGCCGGCAATGACCGAACCGCAGTTTATGATGCTGCAGGAAAAAATAGGTTATGCCGACCCGTGCGGGATCGTCTGCGAAGATTTCCGCCAGTGGGTTATTGAAGATAATTTTGTTAGCGGCCGTCCTGACTGGGATAAAGCAGGCGCAATGTTTGTCGCAGACGTCCGGCCTTATGAGGAAATGAAGCTCCGGATGTTAAATGGTAGCCACTCATTTCTGGCCTACAACGGCAGCCTGGCGGGTTACGAATTTATCTATCAATGCATGGAGGATCCGCAATTTCGTGCCGCCACCCGTTTTCTGATGATTAATGAGCAGGCGCAAACATTAGATCCGCAGCTAAACATTCCTCTTGAGAACTATGCTGATTTACTCCTTGAACGGTTTAGCAACCGCAATGTGAAGCATCGTACTGCGCAAATAGCGATGGATGGTTCACAAAAGCTCCCTCAGCGGGCCCTTACGCCGTGGATAATTTTACATCAGCAGAATAAGAATCCGCGCGCGCTTTCAATATTAGTCGCTGGCTGGCTGCATTATGTAATAAAAAACATTGGCGACAAGCAGAATATTAGCGACCCATTATTACCGCTGTTTATAGAAGCCATATCCGGCCAGCACCCTGCATGGCAGCAGGCGCTCTCATTGTTGAAAATCGAATCTATATTTGGCGAGTTGAATAACGATCCGGATTTTGTCGAAGAAATAAAGAATGCATTTACGCGTATTGATTCATTAGGTATCGAAGAAACTATTGCACATTTATTATCTGGGAAAATTTAA
- a CDS encoding FCD domain-containing protein, with protein sequence MEQVITKRRYYDIGLQIEELLYSGVFKSGERLPSERELSERFNTSRTTIRDAIIMLELKGVLEVKQGSGIFFVDNANKLNQNTLMPYSEIGPFELLQARQVIESNITGFAATQIRFNELLELKKIIVLQEKAIAGESDTFEDLDHQFHSIIAESTQNRVLIKQAAELWRAVRTENPRWKKLNYKYLHEKHLRMQWLEDHRAIFLALQQKDAELARQASWSHLENSKNELIKIFKQDSSISDFDDFFFAT encoded by the coding sequence ATGGAACAAGTTATTACAAAACGCCGCTACTACGATATTGGTCTACAGATTGAAGAGTTGCTCTATTCCGGCGTATTTAAATCCGGCGAACGCTTGCCGTCTGAACGTGAACTCAGCGAACGATTTAACACCAGCCGGACCACCATCCGCGATGCGATCATCATGTTAGAGCTGAAAGGCGTGCTGGAGGTTAAGCAAGGTTCCGGGATCTTTTTTGTTGATAATGCGAACAAGTTAAATCAGAACACATTGATGCCCTATTCTGAAATCGGCCCTTTTGAACTCTTGCAGGCGCGCCAGGTGATAGAGAGCAACATTACCGGTTTTGCCGCCACGCAAATTCGCTTCAATGAGCTACTTGAACTTAAGAAAATCATTGTGTTACAAGAGAAAGCCATCGCCGGTGAAAGCGATACGTTTGAGGATTTGGATCATCAGTTCCACAGCATTATTGCTGAATCTACGCAGAACAGAGTGTTAATTAAACAAGCGGCGGAGCTGTGGCGGGCGGTGAGAACCGAAAACCCACGCTGGAAAAAACTTAACTATAAATACCTGCATGAAAAGCATCTGCGTATGCAGTGGCTGGAGGATCATCGAGCCATTTTCCTCGCCCTTCAACAGAAGGATGCGGAGCTTGCCAGACAAGCATCCTGGAGCCATCTGGAAAACAGTAAAAATGAATTAATAAAAATCTTTAAGCAAGATTCTTCTATTAGCGATTTTGATGATTTCTTCTTTGCAACATAG
- a CDS encoding YgiQ family radical SAM protein: protein MSAISLIQPDRDLFSWPQYWAACFGPAPFLPMSREEMDQLGWDSCDIILVTGDAYVDHPSFGMAICGRMLEAQGFRVGIISQPEWNNKDDFMRLGKPNLFFGVTAGNMDSMINRYTADRKLRHDDAYTAGNVAGKRPDRATLVYTQRCKEAWKDVPVILGGIEASLRRTAHYDYWSDTVRRSVLVDSKADMLMFGNGERPLVEVAHRLAAGEPIGHIRDVRNTAIMVKEALPGWSGVDSTRLDTPGKIDPIPHPYGEDLPCADNKTVAPPKQEAKRVTVQPPRPKPWEKTYVLLPSFEKVKGDKILYAHASRILHHETNPGCARALMQKHGERYIWVNPPAIPLSTEEMDSVFALPYKRIPHPAYGDARIPAYEMIRFSINIMRGCFGGCSFCSITEHEGRIIQSRSEDSIINEIEAIRDTVPGFTGIISDLGGPTANMYMLRCKSPRAEQTCRRLSCVYPDICPHMDTNHEPTINLYRRARDLKGIKKILIASGVRYDIAVEDPRYIKELATHHVGGYLKIAPEHTEEGPLSKMMKPGMGSYDRFKELFDTYSKQAGKEQYLIPYFISAHPGTRDEDMVNLALWLKQHRFRLDQVQNFYPSPLANSTTMYYTGKNPLGKIGYKSEDVVVPKGDKQRRLHKALLRYHDPANWPLIRQALETMGKKHLIGSRRDCLVPAPTLDEMREARRQNRNTRPALTKHTPVAHQRQTPAESSAKKRRTR, encoded by the coding sequence ATGAGCGCAATATCCCTGATCCAACCGGATCGTGACCTTTTCTCCTGGCCGCAGTACTGGGCCGCCTGCTTTGGCCCTGCGCCGTTTCTACCTATGTCGCGAGAAGAGATGGACCAACTTGGCTGGGATAGCTGCGACATCATCCTCGTGACCGGCGATGCTTATGTCGATCACCCGAGCTTCGGGATGGCGATTTGTGGCCGTATGCTGGAAGCACAGGGTTTCCGCGTGGGGATTATTTCCCAGCCGGAGTGGAACAATAAAGATGACTTTATGCGTCTGGGCAAACCGAACCTGTTCTTTGGCGTAACCGCTGGCAACATGGACTCGATGATCAACCGTTATACCGCAGACCGCAAGCTGCGTCATGACGATGCCTACACGGCGGGTAACGTGGCAGGCAAACGCCCGGACCGCGCCACGCTGGTCTACACCCAGCGCTGCAAAGAGGCGTGGAAAGATGTGCCGGTGATCCTCGGCGGCATCGAAGCCAGCCTGCGCCGCACCGCGCATTACGATTACTGGTCTGACACCGTGCGCCGCTCGGTGCTGGTCGATTCTAAAGCCGACATGCTGATGTTCGGCAACGGCGAACGTCCGTTGGTGGAAGTGGCGCACCGTCTGGCTGCCGGTGAGCCTATCGGACATATCCGCGACGTGCGTAATACCGCCATTATGGTGAAAGAAGCGCTGCCGGGCTGGAGCGGGGTGGATTCCACTCGTCTGGATACGCCGGGCAAAATCGACCCGATCCCGCATCCGTATGGTGAAGATCTGCCGTGTGCGGATAACAAAACTGTTGCGCCGCCGAAGCAAGAAGCCAAACGCGTCACCGTACAGCCGCCGCGTCCTAAGCCGTGGGAAAAAACCTACGTGCTGCTCCCGTCCTTTGAGAAAGTCAAAGGCGACAAAATTCTCTATGCTCACGCCTCGCGTATTCTGCACCATGAAACCAACCCTGGCTGCGCCCGTGCGCTGATGCAAAAACACGGTGAGCGCTACATTTGGGTTAACCCACCGGCTATTCCGCTGTCTACCGAAGAGATGGATAGCGTGTTTGCGCTGCCGTACAAACGTATTCCGCACCCGGCCTACGGCGATGCGCGCATCCCGGCCTACGAGATGATCCGCTTCTCGATTAACATTATGCGCGGCTGCTTTGGCGGCTGTTCATTCTGCTCCATTACCGAGCACGAAGGGCGCATTATTCAGAGCCGCTCCGAAGATTCGATCATTAATGAAATCGAAGCTATTCGCGACACGGTTCCCGGTTTTACCGGTATTATCTCCGATCTTGGCGGCCCGACGGCCAACATGTATATGCTGCGCTGTAAGTCGCCGCGCGCGGAGCAGACCTGTCGCCGCCTGTCCTGTGTGTATCCGGATATCTGTCCGCATATGGATACCAACCATGAGCCGACGATCAATCTCTATCGCCGTGCCCGTGACCTGAAAGGCATCAAAAAGATCCTTATCGCTTCCGGCGTGCGTTATGACATCGCCGTGGAAGACCCTCGTTATATCAAAGAGCTGGCGACCCACCACGTTGGCGGCTATCTGAAGATTGCTCCGGAACACACTGAAGAGGGACCGCTGTCGAAGATGATGAAGCCGGGTATGGGTAGCTACGACCGCTTTAAAGAGCTGTTTGATACCTATTCGAAGCAGGCCGGCAAAGAGCAGTATCTGATTCCGTACTTTATCTCTGCGCACCCTGGTACGCGTGATGAAGATATGGTGAACCTGGCGCTGTGGCTGAAGCAGCATCGTTTCCGTCTGGATCAGGTGCAGAACTTCTATCCGTCGCCGTTGGCAAACTCCACCACCATGTATTATACCGGCAAGAACCCGCTGGGTAAGATTGGCTATAAGAGTGAAGATGTGGTTGTGCCGAAGGGTGACAAACAGCGTCGTCTGCATAAGGCCCTGCTGCGCTACCACGATCCGGCCAACTGGCCGCTGATCCGCCAGGCGCTGGAAACCATGGGTAAAAAGCACCTGATTGGCAGTCGTCGCGATTGTCTGGTACCGGCTCCGACGCTGGATGAAATGCGTGAAGCACGCCGCCAGAACCGTAACACCCGTCCGGCGCTGACCAAGCATACGCCGGTGGCGCATCAGCGCCAGACGCCTGCTGAATCGTCGGCAAAAAAACGCCGAACTCGCTAA
- a CDS encoding DUF3828 domain-containing protein: protein MKFQPKWLLFSVLWCLCSPEAFAEETPEETVRKIYQRYSNGANPPLFDDLSDKSIISARMKRALALDNRLTLPGDIGWLNGDPICDCQDYENLVLENVTVGQLDATHTDAVVRFRPFQESEETVTLTLKLIAENKRWLIDDVVNESGSLYQGMEGNNQKTLAALKSLQKEQPQAFIHELLSRMGESTWSWTGVVSAEFRQTVTEYQLTPFSFADDNYLALLKAEPICDCEITQFKKIDSITVIEKKGNTARIRAHLSFTKGPRKMQDFLLHLTHDQWVIDDFISSEHGSLLQRMREAIRRNKQ, encoded by the coding sequence GTGAAATTCCAACCCAAATGGCTATTGTTCAGCGTACTGTGGTGTTTATGCAGTCCTGAGGCATTCGCTGAAGAGACACCGGAAGAGACCGTCAGGAAAATTTATCAGCGCTACAGCAACGGTGCGAATCCTCCCCTTTTCGACGATTTAAGCGACAAATCGATTATCTCTGCGCGGATGAAACGGGCTCTTGCACTGGATAATCGCCTGACCTTACCTGGCGACATAGGCTGGTTGAATGGCGATCCCATCTGCGACTGTCAGGATTACGAAAACCTGGTACTGGAGAATGTCACCGTTGGCCAATTGGATGCTACCCACACTGATGCTGTCGTGCGCTTTCGTCCATTTCAGGAAAGCGAAGAGACCGTCACGCTGACGCTAAAACTGATAGCAGAAAACAAGCGCTGGCTGATTGACGATGTGGTCAACGAATCCGGCAGTCTCTATCAGGGGATGGAGGGTAATAATCAAAAAACGCTTGCCGCGCTAAAATCGCTGCAAAAAGAGCAGCCTCAGGCATTTATCCATGAACTGCTTTCCCGCATGGGAGAGTCAACATGGTCGTGGACTGGCGTGGTCTCGGCAGAATTCAGGCAAACCGTAACGGAATATCAACTGACCCCCTTCTCTTTTGCCGATGATAATTATCTCGCGTTACTTAAGGCCGAGCCAATATGTGATTGTGAAATCACTCAATTCAAAAAAATCGACAGCATCACGGTGATAGAAAAGAAAGGGAATACTGCCCGGATACGCGCACATTTATCGTTCACCAAAGGGCCACGCAAAATGCAGGACTTCCTTCTCCACCTTACCCACGACCAATGGGTTATTGATGATTTTATTTCGTCAGAGCACGGCAGTTTACTTCAGCGGATGCGAGAGGCTATTCGCCGGAATAAACAATGA
- the dkgA gene encoding 2,5-didehydrogluconate reductase DkgA — MTHPTVIKLHDGNLMPQLGLGVWKAGNEEVVSAIHKALEVGYRSFDTAAVYQNETGVGNALSSAGVARDELFVTTKLWNDDQKQPREALQESLKKLQLDYVDLYLIHWPVPATNHYVDAWKSLIELQQQGLAKSIGVCNFQIHHLQKLIDETGIAPVINQIELHPLLQQRQLHAWNATHKIQTESWSPLAQGGEGVFNQKIIHQLADKYGKTPAQIVIRWHLDSGLVVIPKSVTPSRIAENFNVWDFRLDKDELSEITKLDQNKRLGPDPDQFGG; from the coding sequence ATGACACATCCAACCGTTATAAAACTACACGACGGTAACCTGATGCCCCAGTTGGGGCTCGGCGTGTGGAAAGCAGGCAACGAGGAAGTCGTCTCCGCCATTCATAAGGCGCTGGAAGTCGGTTATCGCTCGTTTGACACCGCCGCCGTGTACCAGAATGAAACCGGCGTCGGTAATGCGCTGAGCAGCGCAGGCGTCGCCCGTGATGAGCTGTTTGTCACCACAAAGTTATGGAATGACGATCAAAAACAACCCCGTGAAGCGCTCCAGGAAAGTCTTAAAAAACTCCAGCTCGACTACGTCGATTTATATTTAATTCACTGGCCGGTCCCGGCAACCAACCATTACGTGGACGCCTGGAAAAGCTTAATTGAGCTTCAGCAGCAGGGGCTGGCGAAAAGCATCGGCGTCTGTAATTTCCAGATTCATCATCTACAAAAGCTGATTGATGAAACTGGCATCGCCCCGGTCATTAACCAGATTGAACTTCACCCTTTGTTGCAACAGCGCCAGCTTCACGCCTGGAACGCCACGCATAAAATCCAGACCGAGTCCTGGAGCCCACTGGCCCAGGGTGGCGAAGGCGTCTTCAATCAGAAAATCATCCATCAACTGGCGGATAAATACGGCAAGACACCGGCACAAATCGTTATTCGCTGGCATCTGGACAGCGGTCTGGTGGTGATCCCGAAATCCGTGACACCATCGCGCATCGCCGAGAACTTTAACGTCTGGGACTTCCGTCTCGATAAAGATGAATTGAGTGAAATCACCAAACTGGATCAGAACAAACGTCTGGGTCCAGACCCGGATCAGTTCGGCGGTTAA
- the yqhD gene encoding alcohol dehydrogenase, whose amino-acid sequence MNNFDLHTPTRILFGKGAIENLRDQIPADARVLVTYGGGSVKKTGVLDQVLSALSGIDVLEFGGIEPNPSYETLMNAVKIARDEKITFLLAVGGGSVLDGTKFIAAAAHYDTSIDPWEILETYGSKVASAIPMGSVLTLPATGSESNKGAVISRKTTGDKRAFMSSHVQPVFAILDPVYTYTLPPRQVANGVVDAFVHTVEQYVTYPVDGKIQDRFAEGILLTLVEDGPKALKEPENYDVRANIMWAATQALNGLIGAGVPQDWATHMLGHELTAMHGLDHAQTLAIVLPALWNEKRDAKRAKLLQYAARVWNITEGSEDQRIDAAIAATRDFFEQMGVPTRLSAYGLDGSSIPALLAKLEEHGMTQLGENQDITLDVSRRIYEAAR is encoded by the coding sequence ATGAATAATTTCGACCTACATACCCCAACCCGCATTCTGTTCGGCAAAGGCGCGATTGAAAACCTGCGCGATCAAATCCCGGCGGATGCACGCGTGCTTGTCACCTACGGCGGCGGTAGCGTGAAGAAAACCGGCGTGCTTGATCAGGTTCTGAGCGCGCTAAGCGGCATTGACGTCCTGGAATTTGGCGGAATCGAGCCAAACCCATCCTACGAAACGCTGATGAACGCGGTGAAAATCGCACGTGATGAAAAGATCACTTTCCTGCTGGCAGTCGGCGGCGGTTCTGTTCTCGACGGTACCAAATTCATCGCCGCGGCGGCGCACTATGATACCAGCATCGATCCGTGGGAAATCCTCGAAACCTACGGTAGCAAAGTTGCCAGCGCCATCCCGATGGGCTCTGTGCTGACGCTGCCAGCGACCGGTTCCGAATCCAATAAAGGCGCGGTGATTTCACGTAAAACCACTGGTGACAAACGCGCGTTTATGTCTTCTCACGTTCAGCCGGTATTCGCCATCCTTGACCCGGTTTACACCTACACTCTGCCGCCGCGCCAGGTTGCCAACGGTGTGGTTGACGCATTTGTCCATACCGTTGAGCAGTACGTGACTTACCCGGTTGATGGCAAAATTCAGGACCGTTTCGCCGAAGGCATTCTGCTGACGCTGGTGGAAGATGGCCCGAAAGCACTGAAAGAGCCGGAAAACTACGACGTTCGCGCCAATATTATGTGGGCCGCAACCCAGGCGCTGAACGGCCTGATTGGTGCAGGCGTGCCGCAGGACTGGGCAACCCATATGCTGGGCCATGAACTGACCGCAATGCACGGGCTTGATCATGCACAGACGCTGGCTATCGTCCTGCCCGCCCTGTGGAATGAAAAGCGCGACGCTAAACGCGCCAAACTGCTGCAGTACGCCGCGCGCGTCTGGAACATCACCGAAGGTTCAGAAGACCAGCGTATCGATGCCGCTATTGCTGCGACGCGTGATTTCTTCGAACAAATGGGCGTTCCGACTCGCCTTTCTGCCTACGGTCTGGATGGCAGTTCTATCCCGGCGCTGCTGGCGAAACTCGAAGAGCACGGTATGACTCAACTGGGTGAAAACCAGGATATTACTCTGGACGTCAGCCGCCGTATTTACGAGGCCGCACGCTAA
- a CDS encoding AraC family transcriptional regulator, with product MKRAEICQLLTDKVNQLKDKEEILTSLLPDIRLLYGTQPGTRTPVMYQPGIVFLFSGHKIGYINERTFRYDTNEYLLLTVPLPFECETFATPEVPLAGIRLNVDILQLQELLMDIGEDEQFQPSMASSGINSAVLSEEILCAAERLLDVMERPLDARILGKQIVREILYHVLIGPCGGALLALVSRQTHFSLISRVLKHIESQYTENLSVDQLAAEANMSVSAFHHNFKSVTSTSPLQYLKTYRLHKARMLIIHDGMKASAAAMRVGYESASQFSREFKRYFGTTPGEDAARIRMIQGMS from the coding sequence ATGAAGCGCGCCGAGATATGCCAGCTATTAACAGATAAAGTTAATCAGCTGAAAGATAAAGAAGAAATACTCACTAGCCTGCTGCCGGATATTCGCCTGTTGTATGGCACTCAGCCGGGTACCCGTACGCCGGTCATGTACCAGCCGGGGATCGTTTTTCTCTTTTCCGGGCATAAAATTGGCTACATTAACGAGCGGACCTTTCGCTATGACACCAATGAATATCTGCTGTTGACGGTGCCGCTGCCGTTCGAGTGCGAAACCTTCGCCACTCCGGAAGTGCCGCTGGCGGGGATTAGGCTTAATGTCGATATTCTTCAGTTGCAAGAACTGCTGATGGATATTGGTGAAGATGAGCAGTTTCAGCCGTCAATGGCATCAAGTGGGATCAACTCGGCGGTGCTGTCCGAAGAGATTCTGTGCGCGGCGGAACGCCTGCTGGATGTGATGGAGCGTCCGCTGGACGCGCGTATTCTTGGCAAGCAGATTGTCCGCGAAATCCTCTATCACGTCTTGATCGGGCCGTGCGGCGGGGCGCTGCTGGCGCTGGTGAGTCGACAGACCCATTTCAGCCTGATTAGCCGCGTGTTGAAGCATATTGAAAGTCAGTACACCGAGAACCTGAGCGTTGATCAGCTGGCGGCGGAAGCCAATATGAGCGTCTCAGCGTTCCACCATAACTTTAAATCGGTCACCAGCACCTCCCCGCTGCAATACCTGAAAACCTATCGTCTGCACAAAGCGCGCATGCTAATAATCCACGACGGCATGAAGGCCAGCGCGGCGGCAATGCGGGTAGGATATGAAAGCGCGTCGCAGTTCAGCCGCGAGTTTAAGCGTTACTTCGGCACCACGCCGGGGGAAGATGCGGCGCGAATCAGGATGATTCAGGGAATGTCATGA